The window ATAAATTGGTATTGCAGCTTAAATAATTGACAAAATTAGGCTACAAGCTAAGGTCCTCCAATGGCAAAGAACGAGAACATTCGCGCTGATCTTGAGCAGCTCCTACAAGCTGAAGCTCAAACATGGGACTACATTTTGAGTTTCGTGCGTCCTTCTTGTATAAGATGTGCAGTTGAACTACGAATTCCTGATATTCTTCGCAAACATGGGATTATGACAATTTCTGACCTTGTTGCGTCTCTACCTAATCTGAACCCTTCTAAAATTTCCTTTCTCCCCGTTTTAATGCGAATTTTAGTTCATTCTGGCCTTCTCAATTACCAAAAAGAGGTAGATAGCTATTCCTTCACAACTGCTGGCTCTCTCCTCATAGAAAATGAACCTTTTAGCAAGAGGTCACATTTCCTTTTTAGCCAAAATCCTGTTATTACGTTAAAGCCATTTTCTTCCTTGAGCCATTGGTTACAAGATGATCTTCCCACTGCTTTTGACACAACGTACGGGAAATCCATGTGGGATTATTGCGCTGACGAGCCAAAATTTGGTAGTATTTTTAATGATGCAATGGCTAGTGATTCTAAATTGTTTTCCCATTTGTTCATTAATTCTGAGCAGTGTAAGCATGTTTTTGAGGGTTTAACGTCGTTGGTAGATGTTGGAGGTGGCACTGGAACTTTGGCTATGGCTATAGCTaatgcttttccaagattgaatTGCATTGTGTTTGATCTCCCTCATGTCATTGGTGATCGAAAGGGAATAACGACTGGGAACTTGGAGTTTGTTGCTGGGAGTATGTTTGATAACATTCCTTATGCTAATGCAATCTTACTCAAGGTATTACATTACTTTTCCTAATTTAATCATTTTTCAGGTCCCTTCGGGATATCCGATAAAATTGGAAAGATAAGGATAAGATTCACATGGACATTGCGCAAGAATGACATGCACAAATCAAGAAATGGtccaaattttaaatttaaaaatcattttttcaACATTAATTTTATTGACCTTTACGCGCACTATAATACATGAAGTCGCAAAATAGTTTCTTTTACGTTAAAGTAATTGAACTTATACTCAACTATAATGGTCAAGTCACAGTAAACATTACCCTATTAATTAACGTTTAGTTACTTTATTATCATAGAGGATAATATTCAATTACTTTAATGTATAAGAAAACACTAATTATGTGACGTAGTTGTTATAAAGAGTAACTTTACCCCCTATAAGTGAAATCCTTGTGAATATAGTTAGTAACAGTATTCCCTTGAGATGTTAGTGTAAAATTTAATCGAAAATATTCCTATACtgtaattatttatatttctttAGCTGAGGGTCTTTTagctgagggtctatcgaaaacgaCCTTTTCGATCTCTTAGAGtaagggtaaggctgcgtacatcctactCTCCACATACCGCACTTATGAGAATCCACggaattattattgttgtttgttgttgtataATTACTTATATATAGTTGTAACTGCATGGGTAAAACAGTTTATTTTGCACAACTGGAGTGACGAAGACTGTGTGAAGTTACTGAAGAAATGCAGAGAGTCAATTCCAAGTAAAGAGAAGGGAGGGAAAGTGATGGTCATAGACATAGTAATAGAGGATTATTCGAGCAATAATATTAATGAGCAGCTTGTTCAAGTACAGCATTTCATGGACGTTATCATGAGGATTAGTTACGGTGCCAAAGAGAGAACTAAGACGGAATGGGAAAAGCTTTTCCTAGATGCTGGTTTTAGTGACTATAAAATAACAGCCAATTTTGGCATGAGGTCTCTAATTGAAATCTATCCTTAAACAAGCATATGGTTATGGATCATCAtatctttaattgaaaaaataaaatgaagctTTGCCACAGTTGCTTAACAGTCCCTAATTTCTTAATTAGTTTGGCATCTTATTTGGGGAAACATAAGTTGATTTTATGGATGTATTTGGTATGAAAGAAGCACACTTTTCGGAATTGTGCATTTTCATTGTTGTGGGTGTATTTTTATTGGTGTATTTTTGTTGACTCAgaattatgtatttttatatctAACGTGAAAAAGTTCCAAGTTTGTCCTACTAATAATATAACTCAGTTTCGAATACACCCCTTATATTTTAAAATCACATGCTAACATCCCATATATTATGAAAATTCTACATTTACGCCCCCATGAGTTATATCACTATACGTATTTgtaactaaattattttcaaatataatacaaaaggaaaataattaatataaagtttttatttattatttatgaaGTTTAAAGGATaaacatttttattaaaatatttattcACACCTTTGATTAATTGTGTTTTGGAATATGTGTCTTTTAAAATTCTTAAATAGAAAATGAACACAAATTACT is drawn from Nicotiana tabacum cultivar K326 chromosome 22, ASM71507v2, whole genome shotgun sequence and contains these coding sequences:
- the LOC107820908 gene encoding myricetin 7/4'-O-methyltransferase 2, encoding MAKNENIRADLEQLLQAEAQTWDYILSFVRPSCIRCAVELRIPDILRKHGIMTISDLVASLPNLNPSKISFLPVLMRILVHSGLLNYQKEVDSYSFTTAGSLLIENEPFSKRSHFLFSQNPVITLKPFSSLSHWLQDDLPTAFDTTYGKSMWDYCADEPKFGSIFNDAMASDSKLFSHLFINSEQCKHVFEGLTSLVDVGGGTGTLAMAIANAFPRLNCIVFDLPHVIGDRKGITTGNLEFVAGSMFDNIPYANAILLKFILHNWSDEDCVKLLKKCRESIPSKEKGGKVMVIDIVIEDYSSNNINEQLVQVQHFMDVIMRISYGAKERTKTEWEKLFLDAGFSDYKITANFGMRSLIEIYP